Proteins encoded within one genomic window of Lactococcus garvieae:
- the rnhC gene encoding ribonuclease HIII, with amino-acid sequence MNVVLNLDKKMLDKLFLKFDKYKKASKNQYITFYAKLPRATISVYSSGKVVFQGEEAEILAQQFGYAASQRPQQQTNIIGTDEVGNGSYFGPLVVVASFINAQDLILLKKLGVADSKKLTDDKICQIAPQLIEHITHVPLTVYPRKYNQVIESGYNAVSIKVALHNQAIFLLEQRVSEKIDHIVIDAFTSEKNYEKYLRAEKNKVTGKVTLLTKAEDQFLAVACSSIIARYLFLETLKELSKEAGMKLPSGAGFLSDQVAAKIIHHNGVEALDQYAKLHFANTKKAIKIAHL; translated from the coding sequence ATGAATGTAGTTCTTAACCTAGATAAAAAAATGTTGGATAAACTTTTTCTTAAATTCGACAAATATAAGAAGGCATCAAAGAATCAATATATCACTTTCTATGCCAAATTACCTCGAGCTACCATTTCTGTTTATAGTTCTGGAAAAGTTGTCTTTCAAGGTGAGGAGGCAGAAATTCTCGCCCAACAATTTGGTTATGCAGCATCTCAGCGACCACAGCAACAAACTAATATAATCGGCACCGATGAAGTTGGTAATGGTTCTTACTTTGGTCCGTTGGTGGTGGTGGCTAGCTTTATCAATGCACAAGATCTCATTCTTTTGAAAAAACTTGGAGTAGCTGACTCAAAAAAACTAACTGATGACAAGATTTGTCAAATTGCCCCTCAATTGATAGAGCATATTACACATGTGCCCTTAACGGTTTACCCTAGGAAATATAATCAAGTTATTGAATCAGGATACAATGCTGTAAGCATAAAAGTAGCTCTACATAATCAAGCAATCTTTCTTCTTGAACAGCGTGTTTCCGAAAAAATTGATCATATTGTTATTGATGCTTTCACCAGTGAAAAAAATTATGAAAAATATTTAAGAGCAGAAAAAAATAAAGTTACGGGAAAAGTTACTCTTTTAACTAAAGCTGAAGATCAATTTTTGGCGGTAGCTTGCAGTTCAATTATCGCGCGCTATCTTTTTTTAGAAACTCTAAAAGAATTATCTAAAGAAGCTGGTATGAAACTCCCTAGTGGTGCTGGTTTCCTTTCTGATCAAGTGGCGGCAAAAATTATCCATCATAATGGTGTAGAAGCTTTAGATCAATACGCGAAATTACATTTTGCTAATACAAAAAAAGCAATCAAAATAGCACATCTATAG
- the lepB gene encoding signal peptidase I, translating into MENTKKNKQPSAFSRFLKEWGIFLAIITIAILSRIFIWSLVVVDGHSMDPNLSDKQRLVLVKTASINRSDIVVAKETETVNGKTETKDVVKRVVGMPGDEIKFDNDQLYINGKKADEPYLADFKKQLSDGKLEKTYQDYPLTSELSEASRAYFVQLAQQTQAFTTDSTGNPSFTVKVPEGEYLLLGDNRIVSRDSRAVGTFKRSDIVGRTMFRIWPLNKISTLN; encoded by the coding sequence ATGGAAAATACTAAAAAGAATAAACAACCCAGCGCCTTCTCGCGCTTTCTCAAAGAGTGGGGCATCTTCTTAGCAATTATTACTATTGCCATCCTCTCTCGCATCTTCATTTGGTCACTTGTTGTGGTTGATGGTCATTCCATGGACCCAAACTTATCTGACAAGCAACGACTCGTCTTGGTTAAAACAGCAAGTATTAATCGTTCAGACATTGTAGTCGCGAAGGAAACGGAAACAGTAAATGGGAAAACCGAAACCAAAGATGTTGTTAAGCGAGTGGTTGGTATGCCGGGTGACGAAATTAAGTTTGATAATGACCAGTTATACATTAATGGAAAAAAAGCTGATGAGCCTTATTTGGCAGATTTCAAAAAACAGTTGTCCGATGGAAAACTCGAAAAAACTTATCAAGATTATCCTTTAACTTCTGAACTCTCCGAAGCGAGTAGAGCTTACTTTGTTCAGCTTGCACAACAGACTCAAGCCTTTACGACTGACTCCACTGGTAATCCTTCCTTCACAGTTAAGGTGCCTGAGGGAGAGTATCTTCTCTTAGGAGATAATCGTATCGTATCTCGCGACAGCCGAGCTGTTGGAACTTTCAAACGTTCAGATATTGTTGGACGTACGATGTTCCGTATTTGGCCCCTAAATAAAATTTCGACTTTAAACTAA
- the purR gene encoding pur operon repressor, translating into MKRNERLVDFTNFLLNRPNRMLNLNEISKRYEVAKSSISEDLVFIKRVFEDQNIGIVETFPGSLGGVRFTPYISDEVSRDRAMELADLLREENRILPGGYIYLSDILGHPVNLKKIGQIIAHEYCDKQVDVVMTIATKGIPIAQSVAEILDVPFVIVRRDPKVTEGATLNVNYMSGSSSRVENMTLSKRSLSIGQSVLIVDDFMKGAGTINGMKSLVHEFDCFLAGVAVFLEGPFKGERLVDDYKSILKVDQIDVAKRTIAVELGNIFEEK; encoded by the coding sequence ATGAAAAGAAACGAACGATTAGTGGATTTTACGAATTTTTTATTGAATAGACCCAATAGAATGCTGAACCTCAATGAAATTAGTAAACGCTATGAAGTTGCGAAGTCTTCTATTTCGGAAGATCTTGTTTTTATTAAGCGTGTTTTTGAGGATCAAAATATTGGAATCGTTGAAACTTTTCCTGGTAGCTTAGGAGGCGTGCGCTTTACCCCCTACATTTCGGATGAAGTCTCTCGTGATCGTGCGATGGAGCTTGCAGATCTTTTACGAGAAGAAAATCGTATCTTGCCTGGAGGCTACATCTATCTTTCAGATATTTTAGGACACCCTGTAAATTTAAAAAAGATTGGACAAATAATTGCCCATGAATACTGTGATAAACAAGTAGATGTTGTAATGACAATCGCTACAAAGGGAATTCCTATTGCACAGTCGGTGGCGGAAATTTTAGATGTACCATTTGTTATTGTGCGTCGTGATCCTAAAGTTACTGAGGGTGCTACATTAAATGTTAATTATATGTCGGGCTCAAGCAGTCGTGTAGAAAACATGACTCTTTCGAAGCGCAGTCTGTCTATTGGTCAGAGTGTACTCATTGTGGATGATTTTATGAAAGGAGCGGGAACAATTAATGGTATGAAGAGTCTTGTTCATGAATTTGATTGTTTTCTTGCTGGTGTAGCTGTTTTCCTTGAAGGCCCCTTTAAAGGAGAGCGCCTCGTAGATGACTATAAATCAATTTTAAAAGTAGATCAAATTGATGTGGCTAAACGTACGATTGCGGTCGAACTGGGTAATATATTTGAAGAGAAGTAA
- the fusA gene encoding elongation factor G gives MAREFSLENTRNIGIMAHVDAGKTTTTERVLYYTGKIHKIGETHEGASQMDWMEQEQERGITITSAATTAQWKGNRVNIIDTPGHVDFTIEVQRSLRVLDGAVTVLDAQSGVEPQTETVWRQATDYGVPRIVFANKMDKIGADFFYSLSTLHDRLGANAHPIQIPIGAEEDFVGIIDLVTMRAEIYTNDLGTDIRDEEIPEEYKEQAEEWRTKLIEAIAETDEDLMEKYFAGEEITEAELKAAIRKATINVEFYPMLAGSAFKNKGVQMMLDAVIDYLPSPLDIPPIKGINPDTEEEDERPATDDAPFAALAFKIMTDPFVGRLSFFRVYSGTLDAGSYVLNTSKGKRERIGRILQMHANTRQEIQTVYAGDIAAAVGLKNTTTGDSLTDEKARIILESIEVPEPVIQLSVEPKSKADQDKMGVALTKLAEEDPTFRVETNVETGETVISGMGELHLDVLVDRMKREFKVEANVGAPQVSYRETFRAGTQARGFFKRQSGGKGQYGDVWIEFTPNEEGAGFEFENAIVGGVVPREFVPAVEKGLVETMANGVLAGYPMVDIKAKLYDGSYHDVDSSETAFKVAASLAMKEAAKTAQPAILEPMMKVVITVPEENLGDVMGHVTARRGRVNSMEAHGKSQIVNAFVPLAEMFGYATTLRSSSQGRGTFMMTFDHYEDVPKSVQEEIIKKNGRGGDSE, from the coding sequence ATGGCTCGCGAATTTTCACTTGAAAATACTCGTAATATCGGTATCATGGCTCACGTCGATGCCGGTAAAACAACTACCACTGAACGTGTCCTTTACTATACTGGTAAAATTCACAAAATCGGTGAAACTCACGAAGGTGCATCACAAATGGACTGGATGGAGCAAGAACAAGAACGTGGTATCACTATCACTTCTGCTGCTACAACTGCCCAATGGAAAGGCAACCGTGTAAACATTATTGATACACCAGGTCACGTGGACTTCACAATTGAAGTGCAACGTTCACTCCGTGTACTTGACGGTGCAGTAACAGTACTTGATGCTCAATCAGGTGTTGAACCTCAAACAGAAACAGTTTGGCGTCAAGCTACTGATTATGGAGTTCCACGTATCGTTTTTGCTAACAAAATGGACAAAATCGGTGCTGATTTCTTCTACTCACTTTCTACATTGCATGATCGTTTGGGAGCTAACGCCCACCCAATCCAAATCCCAATTGGTGCTGAAGAAGACTTCGTAGGTATCATTGACTTGGTAACTATGCGTGCGGAAATCTATACTAATGACCTTGGTACAGACATTCGCGATGAAGAAATCCCAGAAGAATACAAAGAACAAGCTGAAGAATGGCGTACAAAACTTATCGAAGCTATCGCTGAAACAGACGAAGATTTGATGGAAAAATACTTTGCTGGTGAAGAAATCACTGAAGCAGAGTTGAAAGCAGCTATTCGTAAAGCAACAATTAACGTTGAATTCTACCCAATGCTTGCAGGTTCTGCCTTCAAGAACAAAGGTGTTCAAATGATGCTTGATGCGGTTATTGACTACCTCCCAAGCCCATTGGATATTCCTCCAATCAAAGGTATCAACCCAGATACAGAAGAAGAAGATGAACGCCCAGCAACAGATGATGCTCCGTTTGCGGCACTTGCCTTCAAGATCATGACAGACCCATTTGTTGGACGTCTTTCATTCTTCCGTGTTTACTCTGGTACATTGGATGCTGGATCATACGTTTTGAATACTTCTAAAGGTAAACGTGAACGTATCGGACGTATCCTCCAAATGCACGCTAACACACGTCAAGAAATCCAAACAGTTTATGCTGGGGATATCGCTGCCGCTGTTGGTTTGAAAAACACAACAACTGGTGACTCATTGACAGACGAAAAAGCACGCATCATCCTTGAGTCTATCGAAGTTCCAGAACCAGTTATCCAACTTTCTGTTGAACCTAAATCTAAAGCAGACCAAGATAAAATGGGTGTTGCCCTCACTAAATTGGCTGAAGAAGATCCAACATTCCGCGTTGAAACAAACGTTGAAACTGGTGAAACAGTTATCTCTGGTATGGGTGAACTTCACCTTGACGTCCTTGTTGACCGTATGAAACGTGAATTCAAAGTTGAAGCTAACGTTGGGGCTCCTCAAGTATCATACCGTGAAACTTTCCGTGCTGGTACTCAAGCGCGTGGATTCTTCAAACGTCAATCAGGTGGTAAAGGTCAATACGGTGACGTATGGATTGAATTCACACCTAATGAAGAAGGTGCTGGTTTCGAATTTGAAAATGCTATCGTCGGTGGTGTGGTTCCTCGTGAATTCGTACCAGCCGTTGAAAAAGGTTTGGTAGAAACTATGGCTAACGGTGTTCTTGCTGGTTACCCAATGGTTGACATCAAAGCTAAGCTTTACGATGGTTCATATCACGATGTCGATTCATCAGAAACTGCCTTCAAGGTTGCGGCTTCACTCGCTATGAAAGAAGCTGCTAAGACTGCACAACCTGCAATCCTTGAACCAATGATGAAAGTTGTTATCACAGTTCCTGAAGAAAACCTCGGTGATGTTATGGGTCACGTAACAGCTCGTCGTGGACGTGTAAACAGCATGGAAGCACATGGTAAATCACAAATCGTTAACGCATTTGTACCACTTGCTGAAATGTTTGGTTATGCAACTACACTTCGTTCATCTTCACAAGGTCGTGGTACATTCATGATGACATTTGACCACTACGAAGATGTACCTAAATCAGTACAAGAAGAAATCATCAAGAAAAATGGTCGCGGTGGTGACTCTGAATAA